One segment of Engraulis encrasicolus isolate BLACKSEA-1 chromosome 7, IST_EnEncr_1.0, whole genome shotgun sequence DNA contains the following:
- the serpinf2a gene encoding alpha-2-antiplasmin gives MADTKMAPPFSLLLLLSLCSCAMLDEAPPPPPDPPTDSPDCHEAFSLESNQRSLEASLTKLGQRLLQHLKPSPDEPNILISPLSIALALSQLALGAGSETQAQLLDALHAQDLPCYHQLLSGLQRHLNAMDIPIASRLYLRPGFEVKKEFVRKSLHWYRSEPAPLATVDEVNQWVEEVTKGHMTNFLQEIPPAAVLLLLNALHFKGDWESRFDRELTSKDRFYVNSTTPVEVVMMQASKYPLSMLEDNKLGAQVARFRFQNNTSFLVLMPMGTGQENLSTMVAKLNISDLYARLPSPREMHVKLPKFKLEYKQELEKPLTSIGLGSLFSSPDLSGITEGPLLVSSVQHASAITLREEGAEASASTAVVMTRIVQMFTVNQPFLFALTDDTTHVPLFLGVITNPNPHSPVVQ, from the exons CCTGATTGTCATGAAGCCTTCTCACTGGAGTCCAACCAGAGGTCACTGGAGGCGTCCCTCACCAAGCTGGGACAGAGGCTACTGCAGCACCTCAAGCCCAGTCCAGACGAGCCCAACATCCTCATCTCACCCCTCAGCATCGCACTCGCACTCTCGCAACTAGCTCTGG GGGCAGGGAGTGAGACCCAGGCTCAGCTGCTGGATGCCCTCCATGCCCAAGACCTGCCCTGCTACCACCAACTCCTCAGCGGCCTGCAGAGACACCTCAACGCCATGGACATACCCATCGCCTCACGACTATACCTCCGCCCAG GCTTTGAGGTCAAGAAGGAGTTTGTGAGGAAATCGTTACACTGGTACAGGTCTGAACCCGCCCCTCTGGCCACAGTGGACGAGGTCAACCAATGGGTAGAGGAGGTCACCAAGGGGCACATGACCAACTTCCTGCAAGAGATACCTCCTGCTGCCGTCTTACTGCTCCTCAATGCACTCCATTTTAAAG GGGACTGGGAATCTCGCTTTGACAGAGAGCTGACTAGCAAAGACCGTTTCTATGTCAACAGCACCACACCGGTGGAAGTGGTCATGATGCAGGCTAGCAAGTATCCCCTCAGCATGCTAGAGGACAACAAGCTTGGTGCACAG GTTGCTCGATTCAGATTCCAGAATAACACCAGTTTCCTGGTCCTGATGCCGATGGGGACGGGGCAGGAGAACCTGTCCACAATGGTGGCCAAGCTGAACATTTCCGACCTCTACGCTCGACTGCCCAGTCCCAGGGAAATGCATGTCAAACTGCCCAAGTTCAAGTTGGAGTACAAGCAGGAATTGGAGAAGCCACTGACCAGCATCG GTCTGGggtctctgttctcctctccggACCTGTCTGGCATCACGGAGGGCCCTCTGCTGGTATCCAGCGTACAACACGCTTCCGCCATCACGCTCAGAGAGGAAGGGGCAGAGGCCTCGGCCTCCACTGCCGTCGTGATGACGCGCATCGTGCAGATGTTCACCGTCAACCAGCCGTTCCTCTTTGCCCTGACGGACGATACCACTCACGTGCCACTCTTCCTGGGGGTGATTACAAACCCCAACCCTCACAGTCCGGTGGTGCAGTGA